Proteins co-encoded in one Sporosarcina sp. FSL K6-1522 genomic window:
- a CDS encoding CpsB/CapC family capsule biosynthesis tyrosine phosphatase, with product MIDMHSHVLFGVDDGPETIEESVRIVQKAVEEGISNMIVTPHAFSPHYHVSKEDIEGKISLLMNVIREVSIPLTIHAGQEVRLHDKIIDALKAGEAMTLAGSKYLLLELPSHAVPAYTVPVIEQLLAEGVIPIIAHPERNRAIAEKPDRLQRLIQRGALAQVTAGSLSGHFGKHVQKLALRLVQANLIHTYGSDVHNVHSRPLLFNEGLDYLEKKKLHRYADLFLENNARIVANKHYIQLEPEKIGNNKWWKISK from the coding sequence ATGATTGACATGCACAGCCATGTTTTATTTGGCGTCGATGATGGGCCGGAAACAATTGAAGAATCGGTACGTATCGTTCAGAAAGCTGTGGAAGAAGGAATTTCGAACATGATTGTAACGCCTCATGCGTTTAGCCCTCATTACCATGTATCGAAAGAAGACATTGAGGGGAAAATTAGCTTATTAATGAATGTCATCAGGGAGGTAAGTATTCCGTTGACCATCCATGCAGGGCAAGAAGTACGACTGCATGATAAAATCATTGACGCATTGAAAGCGGGCGAAGCGATGACACTGGCAGGATCGAAGTATCTTCTCCTTGAACTTCCCTCTCATGCAGTGCCTGCTTATACAGTACCTGTTATCGAGCAACTACTTGCGGAAGGTGTCATTCCGATTATAGCCCACCCCGAACGAAACCGTGCAATCGCGGAGAAACCGGATCGGTTGCAACGTCTTATCCAACGAGGAGCACTCGCACAAGTAACAGCGGGGAGCCTTTCCGGTCATTTTGGAAAGCATGTGCAAAAGCTTGCCTTACGACTTGTCCAAGCAAATCTGATTCATACATACGGATCGGACGTACACAATGTACATAGCCGCCCCCTTTTGTTCAATGAAGGACTCGACTACCTTGAAAAAAAGAAATTGCACAGGTATGCGGATCTCTTTCTGGAAAATAATGCACGTATTGTAGCGAATAAACATTATATTCAACTTGAGCCAGAAAAAATAGGGAATAATAAATGGTGGAAGATTAGTAAATAG
- a CDS encoding CpsD/CapB family tyrosine-protein kinase — MKKKTKLETAKRKLITRNNPKAIHSEQYRTIRTNINFSMPDRELQTLLFTSALPRDGKSTTAANAAIVFAQEGKKVLLVDVDMRKPTVHHTFELMNGLGLSNVLTRQATISEVANESGTEGLDIITCGPIPPNPAELLSSQMMETVLEEMKKAYDMVIFDSPPLLSVSDAQILSNRCDGTILVINSGITEKDGAVKAKEVLASSKAHIIGAVLNNFKIDKDHYFYQYYGTVE, encoded by the coding sequence TTGAAAAAGAAAACGAAATTGGAAACAGCCAAACGAAAGCTTATTACGCGTAATAATCCGAAAGCAATCCATTCCGAACAGTATCGAACGATACGGACGAACATTAACTTTTCAATGCCGGATCGAGAATTACAAACACTTCTTTTCACATCGGCGTTACCTAGAGATGGGAAATCAACGACCGCTGCGAATGCCGCAATTGTATTTGCACAGGAAGGGAAGAAAGTACTGCTCGTCGATGTGGATATGCGTAAACCGACTGTCCATCATACGTTCGAATTGATGAATGGGCTAGGTTTGTCAAATGTTCTAACACGTCAGGCAACAATTTCCGAAGTTGCGAATGAAAGTGGGACAGAGGGGCTCGATATTATCACGTGTGGTCCAATTCCGCCCAACCCAGCAGAACTGCTAAGCTCACAAATGATGGAAACGGTACTGGAAGAGATGAAAAAGGCATACGACATGGTTATTTTCGACTCGCCACCACTCCTTTCTGTCTCGGATGCACAGATTTTGTCCAACCGATGCGACGGGACAATCCTTGTCATTAATTCGGGAATAACCGAAAAAGACGGCGCCGTTAAGGCGAAGGAAGTGCTTGCGTCATCGAAAGCGCATATAATCGGGGCGGTCCTAAACAATTTCAAAATTGACAAAGATCATTATTTTTACCAATACTATGGTACAGTGGAGTAA
- a CDS encoding competence protein ComK has translation MICDSYLLDHRALALKSVFTDGFKSKIITTHGIYYSKLSAEDLLNKACICYFSTKKGREQASKLLLNYIQKPPFLISNVNIGAVPTTGSNNFDCVWIFNHRCTVKEVAKGQSIVTFVNGTSITVNVSKHTISSQLHRLHTLISYSQSIHRERELYIEMSDSGRIRKSL, from the coding sequence ATGATTTGCGATTCATATTTACTTGATCATCGCGCATTGGCGCTGAAGTCGGTTTTTACCGACGGTTTCAAATCTAAAATCATTACGACCCATGGCATTTACTACTCCAAGTTAAGCGCAGAGGATTTACTTAATAAGGCATGTATTTGTTATTTTTCAACAAAAAAGGGGCGCGAGCAAGCGTCGAAGTTATTGTTGAATTATATTCAAAAACCGCCATTTCTTATTTCAAATGTGAACATTGGGGCCGTCCCAACAACGGGTTCGAATAACTTCGATTGTGTGTGGATTTTTAACCATCGCTGTACGGTGAAGGAAGTCGCAAAAGGGCAATCGATTGTGACGTTTGTGAATGGCACTTCGATTACTGTCAACGTATCGAAGCATACAATTTCGAGTCAGTTACATCGCTTGCATACACTCATCAGCTATTCGCAAAGTATTCATCGCGAAAGAGAATTATACATAGAGATGTCGGACTCAGGTCGTATTCGTAAAAGTCTTTAA
- a CDS encoding sigma-70 family RNA polymerase sigma factor translates to MTHFEDLLMQYEPMISASIRNLNIFRDHEQYKQAGRIALWQAWQRFDEEKGNFTPFAFKSIRGAMLDEMKKENYLVEHNLHAEEELLEIVDERSIFVTQCSTDLQEALSTLSTVEQQLLHALFIEGITLAECAAQANISIPGIKKRRERALLKLRDILQ, encoded by the coding sequence TTGACACATTTTGAAGACCTACTCATGCAATATGAACCGATGATTTCTGCATCCATTCGTAACTTGAACATTTTCCGTGATCACGAGCAGTACAAACAAGCTGGACGCATTGCCTTATGGCAGGCATGGCAACGTTTTGATGAAGAGAAAGGCAACTTCACGCCCTTTGCTTTTAAAAGCATTCGAGGCGCCATGTTGGATGAAATGAAAAAAGAAAACTACTTGGTAGAACACAATCTACATGCCGAAGAGGAATTATTGGAGATTGTCGATGAACGTTCAATTTTCGTCACGCAATGCTCAACAGATTTACAAGAAGCACTCAGCACATTATCTACTGTCGAACAACAGCTACTCCATGCGCTTTTTATAGAAGGTATCACGCTAGCAGAATGCGCTGCCCAAGCTAACATTTCCATTCCAGGCATCAAGAAACGGCGAGAACGAGCATTACTGAAATTACGCGACATTTTACAATAA
- a CDS encoding glycosyltransferase family 2 protein, translated as MKKLSIVVPCYNEESNIAPFYEAVKSHVDGLPLRYELVFVDDGSSDNTLAALRQLSDKVAEVRYLSFSRNFGKESAMLAGLQYAEGDAVLIMDGDLQHPPRLIPDMWQHFEEGYDQVIARRNRNGEQVRRKWLTKLYYRLMNNFVDVPLVDGAGDFRLLSRRAVDSLLQMTEYNRFSKGLFSWIGFKEKMIEYDNEMRNEGTSKWSFNSLLNYGIDGVISFNNRPLRLAIYAGIFITVSGFLYIIFNLFNALIHGVETPGYFTTISAVVLLGGIQLLTLGIIGEYIGRIYYETKKRPHYLVQEKDRE; from the coding sequence GTGAAAAAACTCAGTATTGTCGTTCCCTGTTACAATGAGGAAAGTAATATTGCGCCGTTTTATGAAGCGGTGAAAAGCCATGTGGATGGCTTGCCACTGCGCTACGAATTGGTTTTTGTAGATGACGGTAGTTCTGATAATACGTTAGCTGCGTTACGTCAGCTATCGGACAAGGTAGCTGAGGTTCGCTATCTGTCCTTCAGCCGAAACTTTGGTAAGGAGTCGGCTATGTTGGCGGGTTTGCAGTATGCGGAAGGGGATGCTGTTCTGATTATGGATGGCGATTTGCAGCATCCACCGCGTTTGATCCCTGATATGTGGCAACACTTTGAAGAAGGGTATGACCAAGTTATTGCGAGAAGGAATCGTAATGGGGAGCAAGTGAGACGGAAATGGTTAACGAAGCTCTATTATCGTTTGATGAATAACTTCGTGGACGTGCCGTTAGTAGATGGGGCGGGGGATTTCCGCTTATTGAGTAGGCGGGCAGTCGATTCGTTACTTCAAATGACGGAGTACAACCGCTTTTCGAAAGGGTTGTTTTCGTGGATAGGTTTTAAAGAAAAAATGATTGAATATGACAACGAAATGCGTAATGAGGGGACGAGTAAATGGAGCTTTAATAGCTTGCTGAATTACGGCATTGATGGCGTCATTTCATTTAATAACCGTCCTTTGCGCCTGGCGATTTATGCGGGGATTTTCATCACGGTTTCGGGTTTTCTCTATATTATCTTCAACTTATTTAACGCGCTTATTCATGGCGTTGAGACGCCGGGTTATTTTACGACCATCTCGGCGGTTGTGCTACTAGGCGGGATTCAATTATTAACGCTAGGTATTATCGGCGAGTACATTGGCCGTATTTATTATGAAACGAAAAAAAGACCCCATTATTTGGTGCAGGAAAAGGATCGGGAGTGA
- a CDS encoding GtrA family protein yields the protein MNVLKGETLRFIIVGFANTFHYYLWYLLFSEILSIHYVISHWLAFLISMVGSFYMNTYFTYRTKPSWKKFFQFPLTYVVNITVSTVALFILKEWLDMDNRIAPLLASGAAIPFTFVISKKILKTEDKGA from the coding sequence GTGAATGTTTTAAAAGGAGAAACGCTGCGATTTATCATCGTTGGCTTTGCAAATACATTTCATTATTATCTATGGTATTTACTGTTTTCAGAAATACTATCGATCCATTATGTCATCAGTCATTGGTTAGCGTTTCTAATTAGCATGGTCGGCTCGTTTTACATGAACACATACTTTACGTATCGTACGAAGCCGAGTTGGAAAAAGTTCTTCCAATTTCCGTTGACTTATGTAGTGAATATAACGGTATCGACCGTTGCGTTATTTATATTGAAGGAATGGTTGGATATGGACAATCGAATTGCCCCGTTGTTAGCAAGCGGAGCAGCCATTCCCTTTACATTTGTGATTTCTAAAAAAATCTTGAAAACGGAGGATAAAGGCGCGTGA
- a CDS encoding S-layer homology domain-containing protein: MKNFFYATLLIILVVCLPANNVEANQSVTKSQPLSPGVTWKKYDYRTANKHEVNHIAIDLNNPYATLDIGLPSTYGGKAKTTVLATNNSNGNAHRVVGAINAAFYHMNSGHPIYLIAKENTIYNSGIISTSNTAYVSNPIAFGITANGHAEIDTFSLGFSATLPNRTLVIDGVNRQRDINELIVYTPQHHSPYTLTNEYGVEYIFQTDSAITSTEFGQTLKGKVVGVYPYGSKGKRAIPKNGFALSATKDKAVALQSLQLGEEVTVKLSIDSKWQDSKFMMASGPMLVKDGKRNLTMDPSSSKAREVTARSAIAISKDKKEAHFITVDSTSTSKGMTLAQFADYIVSLGFDRALNLDGGGSTTMGYRPYGTHVIQLANRPSAGSERAVSAILEAVSTAPLSTAKYISYSRTTAANDTLLIGTESKVNINYVVDEHYNPLQVAGVYLQPKGNGVVVEGLKMTTKQAGIETIQVKHGDTIVDSYTMNIVEAPMYLNVTPAKVKVKPGQQITLNAKALDAEKRPLIYNANQLKWSVSPELGTITSGGVFKAGSKGGRTGSIEVTLGTKTVKIAVEIEQGISYQFSDIGPNYLYAKELNYLVENGIMNGYNDKTFRPANSLSREHAMVILSRLLKLDTSTVSDPGFLDVPKTHLYYKEIASVANAGIVSGKDGGDYFAPNETITRAQMSKILVEAFNLQGYADKPFSDMKSDDWAYNYVQTLVANNVSKGYNDGTFRPNEAIQRIHFGIFIYNLKH, translated from the coding sequence ATGAAGAATTTCTTTTATGCCACCTTACTTATTATACTCGTTGTATGTTTACCTGCAAATAATGTTGAAGCCAATCAAAGTGTAACAAAGTCGCAACCATTGTCCCCTGGGGTTACCTGGAAAAAGTATGATTATCGAACTGCGAATAAACATGAAGTGAATCACATTGCAATTGATTTGAATAACCCTTATGCGACGCTCGATATTGGTTTACCTAGTACATATGGCGGTAAAGCAAAGACCACCGTATTAGCTACAAATAATTCAAATGGCAACGCACATCGTGTTGTAGGAGCGATTAATGCGGCTTTTTACCATATGAATAGTGGTCATCCAATTTATTTAATTGCGAAAGAGAATACAATTTATAACAGTGGAATCATTTCAACTAGCAATACGGCTTATGTGAGCAATCCAATTGCTTTTGGAATTACAGCAAATGGCCATGCAGAAATTGATACGTTCTCACTTGGATTTAGCGCTACATTGCCGAATCGAACATTGGTGATTGATGGAGTGAACCGCCAACGTGACATCAATGAATTGATTGTATATACTCCTCAGCATCACTCACCGTATACATTGACTAACGAATATGGTGTTGAATATATTTTTCAAACGGATTCAGCTATAACATCGACTGAATTTGGACAAACCTTAAAGGGAAAAGTGGTGGGTGTTTATCCCTATGGTTCGAAAGGGAAACGTGCTATTCCTAAAAATGGATTTGCCCTTTCAGCTACAAAAGATAAAGCGGTAGCCCTTCAATCTTTACAATTAGGGGAAGAAGTAACAGTCAAACTTAGCATCGATTCAAAATGGCAGGATTCTAAATTTATGATGGCAAGTGGTCCTATGCTGGTGAAAGACGGTAAACGCAACTTAACTATGGATCCTTCCAGTAGTAAAGCGAGAGAAGTGACAGCTCGAAGTGCAATTGCGATCAGTAAAGATAAAAAGGAAGCGCATTTCATAACCGTAGATTCTACCTCGACAAGTAAAGGAATGACATTAGCTCAATTTGCGGACTATATTGTTAGCCTTGGATTTGATCGTGCGCTGAATTTGGATGGTGGAGGGTCGACAACGATGGGCTATCGGCCTTACGGAACGCATGTTATTCAATTAGCAAACCGGCCGAGTGCTGGTAGTGAGCGTGCAGTTTCGGCAATATTGGAGGCTGTTAGTACTGCGCCACTTTCCACAGCCAAGTATATTAGCTATTCACGTACTACTGCTGCTAATGATACCCTTTTGATAGGGACAGAAAGTAAAGTCAATATCAACTATGTTGTTGATGAGCACTATAATCCATTGCAGGTAGCAGGGGTTTACTTGCAGCCAAAGGGAAATGGTGTAGTCGTTGAAGGATTAAAAATGACGACTAAACAAGCAGGTATTGAGACCATTCAAGTGAAACATGGTGATACAATTGTTGATTCATATACAATGAATATTGTAGAAGCGCCTATGTATTTAAATGTTACCCCAGCTAAAGTGAAAGTAAAACCTGGTCAACAAATTACTTTGAATGCAAAGGCTCTAGACGCGGAAAAGCGCCCATTAATTTATAATGCGAATCAGCTAAAATGGAGCGTATCTCCTGAATTAGGAACAATTACATCCGGTGGTGTTTTTAAAGCAGGCTCCAAAGGAGGAAGAACCGGGAGTATTGAAGTTACTTTAGGCACGAAAACCGTGAAAATTGCTGTTGAAATAGAGCAGGGAATCAGCTATCAATTTAGTGATATTGGACCTAATTACTTATATGCGAAGGAACTGAACTATTTGGTGGAAAACGGAATTATGAATGGATATAATGACAAAACCTTCCGCCCTGCAAATTCTTTAAGTCGGGAACATGCAATGGTCATTTTAAGCAGACTGTTGAAATTGGATACATCGACCGTTAGTGATCCAGGATTTTTAGATGTCCCGAAAACGCATTTATACTACAAAGAGATTGCCAGCGTGGCAAATGCCGGTATTGTTTCAGGTAAAGATGGTGGGGACTATTTTGCACCTAATGAAACAATTACACGTGCACAAATGTCTAAAATCTTAGTAGAGGCATTTAATTTACAAGGATACGCCGATAAGCCGTTCAGTGATATGAAGTCCGATGATTGGGCTTATAATTATGTGCAGACATTAGTAGCAAATAACGTTTCGAAAGGGTATAACGATGGTACATTCCGCCCGAATGAAGCCATTCAAAGAATCCATTTTGGGATATTCATTTATAACTTGAAGCATTGA
- a CDS encoding O-antigen ligase family protein, producing MQRTMKLITSKEILPLLLLVIFTFAALALPTKIAIVLTGIIFVIFSLLKPFESLLYLLIYVAVRPYLIEINPGLKLIGDIITFTLLIRILWTYKFNLKHLLSFKWFELAFFAFLLFGSVIGWVNGVGIMAIIFQVRTFIIMYFVYYFISRSKLPSNWASKFLWTGVALGWLLSIHGLIEKISLRQWLLPEYWKYMPLSAENMVRIYGLSGNPNSLALLMMFSIIAVIVLKLNDSTKQYTKLLNSSFVLFVGILILTFSRGTLIAAAALAIVYILLSKQFVLIKNLVIGSLAAFLLIYLPVNGAVKFVQTMGVEAPQGTVGTLKDRFGQTFEDKNIERMTSNGRVFYLKKGFEIWKDYPITGSGFGTFGGAATISYGSPLYQKYGIDLSIYFENKIYSDNQYIQIITETGSIGVILFAAFLLGMLALFVKTRKSRFSQFMIALWLSTCISGMFYNIWELKVYTLIFFMILGIYAVHQQWYKHTLPTK from the coding sequence ATGCAACGTACCATGAAGCTTATCACTTCAAAAGAAATTCTACCTTTACTCCTTCTTGTCATCTTCACTTTTGCAGCACTTGCATTACCAACAAAAATTGCAATCGTTTTGACAGGGATTATTTTTGTTATCTTCTCTTTACTAAAACCGTTTGAGAGTTTACTTTACTTGCTAATTTATGTAGCAGTTCGCCCATATTTAATTGAAATCAATCCAGGCCTAAAACTGATTGGTGATATTATTACATTTACATTACTCATTCGTATTTTGTGGACATATAAATTTAACCTTAAACATTTATTGTCATTTAAATGGTTTGAACTAGCCTTTTTCGCTTTTCTCCTATTCGGTTCAGTGATTGGTTGGGTAAACGGCGTCGGCATAATGGCAATAATTTTCCAAGTCCGAACATTTATCATTATGTATTTTGTCTACTACTTTATCTCAAGATCTAAGTTACCATCAAACTGGGCGTCCAAATTTTTGTGGACAGGAGTCGCTCTTGGGTGGCTCTTATCTATTCACGGGCTTATCGAAAAAATATCGCTTCGGCAATGGCTTCTTCCTGAGTATTGGAAATACATGCCGTTATCTGCGGAGAATATGGTACGTATTTACGGACTGTCAGGTAATCCGAACTCCCTTGCTCTGTTAATGATGTTTAGTATTATCGCAGTAATCGTTTTAAAATTGAACGACTCTACGAAGCAATACACAAAGCTTCTAAATAGTAGCTTCGTCTTGTTTGTGGGCATTTTAATTCTAACGTTCTCGCGAGGAACACTTATTGCTGCTGCCGCCCTAGCAATTGTCTATATTTTGTTATCTAAGCAGTTTGTACTTATTAAAAATTTAGTCATTGGTTCTTTGGCTGCTTTTTTACTCATCTACTTACCAGTGAATGGTGCGGTGAAATTTGTACAGACAATGGGTGTAGAAGCTCCACAAGGAACAGTCGGCACTCTTAAAGATCGATTTGGACAGACTTTTGAAGATAAGAACATTGAGCGTATGACTTCAAATGGACGCGTGTTTTATTTGAAAAAAGGATTTGAAATATGGAAGGACTATCCGATAACGGGCTCTGGCTTTGGTACGTTTGGTGGTGCTGCCACAATTTCGTACGGTTCACCACTCTATCAGAAATATGGCATTGACCTATCCATCTATTTCGAGAATAAAATTTACTCGGATAACCAATATATTCAAATAATCACTGAAACCGGATCAATTGGGGTTATTCTATTCGCTGCCTTCCTACTGGGTATGTTGGCACTGTTCGTAAAAACACGAAAATCACGTTTCAGTCAATTTATGATTGCATTGTGGCTTTCTACTTGTATATCTGGCATGTTTTATAACATTTGGGAACTTAAAGTTTATACACTTATCTTCTTTATGATATTGGGCATTTACGCAGTCCATCAACAGTGGTATAAACACACATTACCAACCAAATGA
- a CDS encoding glucosyltransferase domain-containing protein — translation MLDKLIKQLKGYIQPEWRLAFISTFIIGLLTHFYVFINRLPNHDGMYNIYSSQAKVTSGRFFLGPASGLSSYFDLPWINGIFSVFFLALTAVCIVALFKLKQKVPIILVSGIIVTFPSVSSTFAYMFTADGYMVGTFLTILGILLTKRYKYGFVAGAITLMLGVGIYQANISVALGFITLYLISTILFEENDGKQIWNYIVRFALMTGIGMGLYLVVYKFYTNLFQGEITSYQGLDKVGKISISDIPHRYQDIKASIKEFFFHSIYAYDQYNFHEMLNIAIISLIVVATITWIVTKKVYKKPGQLLVLALLGVTLPFSYYIVYFISLEAEYHMLMVFSLTTVYIYLAIMADKIDVGEVMRWDYLSGLLTTILLGAMIVNFAIIANIAYMNMELRYEKSMHLANRVLERIERLEVYDEVEKIGVVGRAPLYTKLTSETIPRQIPRMVGTTGETFLAESEHYQKAFENFFGYSIRSASPDEVAQIKELEAFKEMPIWPSEKSIQVFDGIVIVKFVE, via the coding sequence ATGCTTGATAAACTAATTAAACAATTAAAAGGGTATATTCAACCTGAGTGGCGCCTTGCATTTATTTCAACATTCATAATAGGTTTGTTAACCCATTTTTATGTATTTATAAATCGGTTGCCGAATCATGATGGAATGTATAACATATACAGTTCGCAGGCAAAGGTCACATCTGGACGCTTTTTTCTCGGACCAGCAAGTGGTTTAAGCTCCTATTTTGATTTACCTTGGATTAACGGTATTTTTTCAGTCTTTTTTTTGGCACTCACGGCAGTATGCATTGTTGCACTTTTTAAACTGAAGCAAAAAGTTCCGATTATCTTGGTTTCAGGAATTATTGTGACTTTTCCAAGTGTTAGTTCGACTTTTGCCTATATGTTTACAGCAGATGGATACATGGTGGGTACATTTTTAACAATACTGGGTATCTTGTTGACGAAGCGCTATAAGTACGGTTTTGTTGCTGGTGCTATTACTTTGATGCTGGGCGTTGGTATCTATCAAGCGAATATATCCGTCGCATTAGGATTTATAACCCTCTATTTGATTTCCACCATTTTATTTGAAGAGAATGACGGAAAGCAAATATGGAATTATATCGTCCGTTTTGCACTGATGACAGGTATCGGAATGGGCCTATATCTAGTGGTTTATAAATTCTATACTAACTTGTTTCAAGGGGAGATTACAAGTTATCAAGGCTTAGATAAGGTTGGTAAAATAAGTATAAGCGATATCCCACATCGCTATCAAGATATTAAAGCATCGATTAAAGAGTTTTTCTTTCATAGTATCTACGCTTATGATCAATACAACTTCCATGAGATGTTAAACATTGCAATCATCAGTCTAATCGTCGTAGCGACAATTACCTGGATTGTAACGAAAAAAGTATATAAGAAACCTGGGCAATTGCTAGTATTAGCGTTACTTGGTGTCACGTTACCTTTCAGCTATTATATTGTTTACTTCATTTCGCTTGAAGCTGAATATCATATGCTAATGGTGTTCAGTTTAACTACAGTCTATATTTACTTGGCGATTATGGCCGATAAAATAGATGTAGGCGAAGTAATGCGATGGGACTACCTGAGTGGACTGCTAACAACTATTCTTTTAGGTGCGATGATTGTCAACTTCGCAATTATTGCGAATATCGCTTATATGAACATGGAATTACGCTATGAAAAATCAATGCATTTAGCCAATCGCGTACTCGAGCGGATTGAGCGTTTGGAAGTATATGATGAAGTCGAAAAGATTGGTGTAGTGGGAAGAGCACCGCTATACACAAAGCTCACATCCGAGACCATTCCGCGTCAAATTCCAAGAATGGTCGGTACAACGGGCGAAACCTTTTTAGCCGAATCCGAACATTACCAGAAGGCTTTCGAAAACTTCTTTGGTTATTCAATCCGATCTGCATCGCCTGACGAAGTTGCGCAAATTAAAGAATTGGAAGCGTTTAAGGAAATGCCGATTTGGCCATCGGAAAAATCCATACAAGTATTTGACGGCATCGTCATCGTGAAGTTTGTAGAATAA